GACGCGCCGCGGCCAGCATCGGGCGCGAGGTCTCGACCGCGATCACCCGGCGGATGAACGGCGCCAGGGTCTCGGCGATCTGGCCGGTGCCGCAGCCGAGATCGCCGACGGTCCACGCCGCGTCCAGCAACCCGGCGAGCGCGGCGAGGTCGAAGCGTTCGCCGTAGAGCTCGCGCCGCAGGCGATCCCACTGCCCGGCGGCGCTGCCGAAGAATGCCTGCGAGCGGGTGCGCCGCCCGGCCAGCACGGTGGCCAGGCGCCGCTCGTCCTGGTCGCCGATGCCGCCCTGCGCCGTCTGCTCGCGCAGCAGCGCCCACAGCCGGCGCGCCGCCGGATCGAGCTCGGCCACGGCGAGGCGATAGAAGCGGCTCGTCCCCTCCGAGCGCACCGCCAGCCAATCGTCGTCGACCAGCACCTTGAGGTGGCGGCTCACCGTCGACTGCGGGAGCTGCAACACCGCGCACAGCTCGGCCACCGCCAGCTCGTGCCGCTCGACCAGCC
This genomic window from bacterium contains:
- a CDS encoding metalloregulator ArsR/SmtB family transcription factor, which gives rise to MNTAAAAPMFGWMTSLADATRVRMLRLVERHELAVAELCAVLQLPQSTVSRHLKVLVDDDWLAVRSEGTSRFYRLAVAELDPAARRLWALLREQTAQGGIGDQDERRLATVLAGRRTRSQAFFGSAAGQWDRLRRELYGERFDLAALAGLLDAAWTVGDLGCGTGQIAETLAPFIRRVIAVETSRPMLAAARRRLDGLANVELRRGELEALPIDDAALDAAVICLVLHHVAEPAAVLAEAARALRPGGRLLVIDMLQHDRVEYRQQMGHVWLGFAPGQLAEWLARAGFAAARTHPLPVAPAAKGPALFTAAAIRS